From a region of the Vanrija pseudolonga chromosome 2, complete sequence genome:
- the AACS gene encoding Acetoacetyl-CoA synthetase — protein MNGKKPEIYWQPGGHRPHDDEPAFVDAFRNAVNKRFGLNLADWWALHEWSTTQTEQFLDMAWDYFGLIGDRGAGPSFVRGIPMDEPQQYFPNARINVAENLLLGHKSALSKTKFAMIATVEPDPNSDASEPVETRRITYYELYDQVRRAAHALKLLGVGPGDSVASYAATSCEMLIIFYATLSIGALFSSTPAEFGVIAVVDRYDIIKPKVLFTIDSYRYGRKEHELSTRAREVVKRVSAQGKLTNVVVFGQLAADREPAPDSLKGYVDAVKVSSFSDFIATGARAPPKIDFWRGPFNHPIWIVFSSGTTGKPKSIYGPGGGILLMRKVVINLHLNLDHRDAYLQFATMGWIVWNMHVLFAAVGGTVVAYDGSPFHPQSVLWRLIEKYRVTQLGASPRYIQTLAKNKFKPREGRDLSCLKQLYTTGAPVTNDVYEFCERELDSIFVNNAAGGTEIGGSALQSTHVLPAYKGELQTPVLGVSLIAADKDGRPQIGEEGTLVFSKPFANMPYYFADDPGRKRYKETYFADYRNPPMFNMNDSVWINPETRGWMMFGRADGVLNPSGVRFGSAELYYILESAFPEVDDSIAVGQQTADNNERVVLFLKTRGDAPVTADLVGRIKAAVAAALSRRHVPEVIAQCPGVPYTGSGKKVEASVKKLINGVALTSINVTGVVNPEVYKWYAAWGAANAPKVARL, from the exons atgAACGGCAAGAAGCCAGAGATCTACTGGCAGCCGGGGGGCCACCGGCCGCACGAC GACGAGCCGGCGTTCGTCGACGCCTTCCGCAACGCCGTGAACAAGCGCTTCGggctcaacctcgccgacTGGTGGGCGCTGCACgagtggtcgacgacgcagacggAGCAGTTCCTCGACATGGCGTGGGACTACTTCGGCCTCATaggcgaccgcggcgcggggccgaGTTTTGTGCGCGGCATCCCGATGGACGAGCCGCAGCAGTACTTCCCCAATGCGCGGATCAA CGTCGCGGAGAacctgctcctcggccacAAGTCGGCCCTGTCCAAGACCAAGTTCGCGATGATCGCGACTGTCGAGCCTGACCCAAACTCcgacgccagcgagccagTCGAGACCCGCCGAATCACATACTACGAGCTGTACGACCaggtgcgccgcgcggcgcacgcgctcaaGCTGCTCGGTGTGGGGCCGGGGGACTCGGTCGCGAGCTACGCCGCGACGTCATGCGAGATGCTCATCATCTTCTACGCTACGCTGTCTA TCGGCGCGCTCTTCTCCTCCACGCCGGCCGAGTTCGGCGTGATCGCCGTCGTGGACCGCTACGACATCATCAAGCCCAAAGTCCTCTTCACGATCGACAGCTACCGCTACGGGCGGAAGGAGCACGAGCTGtcgacccgcgcgcgcgaggtcgtcaagcGCGTCTCGGCCCAGGGCAAGCTCAccaacgtcgtcgtgttcgggcagctcgcggccgaccgCGAGCCAGCCCCAGACTCGCTGAAGGGctacgtcgacgccgtcaaggtCTCGTCCTTCTCCGACTTTATCGCgactggcgcgcgcgcgccgcccaagaTCGACTTCTGGCGCGGGCCGTTCAACCACCCCATCTGGATCGTGTTCTCCTCCGGCACGACAGGCAAGCCGAAGAGCATCTACGgtcccggcggcggcatcctgCTCATGCGCAAGGTCGTCATCAACCTCcacctcaacctcgaccaccgCGACGCGTACCTCCAGTTCGCGACCATGGGCTGGATCGTGTGGAACATGCACGTCCTGTTCGCCGCGGTCGGGGGCACAGTCGTCGCGTACGACGGCTCGCCGTTCCACCCCCAGTCGGTGCTCTGGCGCCTGATTGAAAAGTACCGCGTgacgcagctcggcgcgtcgccgcgctaCATCCAGACGCTGGCCAAGAACAAGTTCAAGCCGCGCGAGGGGCGCGATCTGTCGTGCTTGAAGCAGCTTTATacgacgggcgcgccggTCACGAATGATGTGTACGAGTtttgcgagcgcgag CTTGACTCGATCTTCGTCAACAACGCAGCAGGCGGTACCGAGATCGGCGGGAGCGCGCTCCAGTCCACGCATGTGCTGCCGGCGTACAAGGGCGAGCTGCAGACgcccgtgctcggcgtgtcGCTCATCGCGGCGGACAAGGACGGTCGTCCACAgatcggcgaggagggcacgCTCGTCTTCTCGAAGCCGTTCGCCAACATGCCCTACTACTTTGCCGACGACCCAGGACGGAAGCGGTACAAGGAGACATACTTTGCCGACTATCGCAACCCGCCCATGTTCAACATGAACGACAGTGTGTGGATCAACCCGGAGACGAGGGGATG GATGATGttcggccgcgccgacggcgtgctcaaCCCCTCGGGCGTGCGCTTCGGCTCCGCAGAGCTCTACTACATCCTCGAGAGCGCCTTCCCCGAGGTGGACGACTCCATCGCCGTGGGACAGCAGACAGCGGACAACAACGAACGCGTGGTGCTTTTCCTCAAGACGCGCGGCGATGCGCCAGTCACCGCTGACCTCGTGGGCCGGATCAAGGctgccgtcgcggccgcgttGAGCAGGCGACACGTCCCAGAGGTGATTGCGCAGTGTCCTGGGGTGCCGTATACCGGGAGTGGGAAGAAGGTCGAGGCGAGCGTGAAGAAACtgat caacggcgtcgcgctcaccTCTATCAACGTCACGGGCGTGGTCAACCCCGAAGTGTACAAGTGGTATGCGGCGTGGGGCGCCGCCAACGCACCCAAGGTTGCGAGATTGTAG
- the lovD_0 gene encoding Acyltransferase LovD, with protein MTVETNTTTTTHAPRVADTGAAALDALLERTVANRDLPAVTFGVIGASGAPIYFAARGEKALGDAAKGQIDETTYLELYSQTKLMVAVAVLQLVDRGVLNLDDTAVVEKHAPELLAQKVLSYDDAGNEVLSPLTGKLTLRTLLTHTSGLAYGFDSPALAKWEAAHKPATSYNPESGVAGFTRPFVFQPGTNWTYSIGIDWAGIILERVTGQSLEEYFTQHIFAPLGLKDLTFYITEANAPRFQVVQTRTESGWEPAKFSYRDRTPGVRYKQLSGGGGLVGTAKDYLLFLQAILAAKEHSNAVVSKAAYDELFRDSLTADVRAKLNARPDKALKQIPGGPAALSWSVGLELNLTDGEFGRKKGSGYWGGAAKTSFWLDPASGIAAVFGTQILGAAFADLGFKAVKDEFERTLYDALE; from the exons ATGACAGTCGAGACGAacactactactactacccacgccccgcgcgtcgccgacaccggcgcggccgcgctcgacgccctcctcgagcgcacGGTGGCCAACCGCGACCTGCCCGCGGTGACGTTCGGCGTGAttggcgcgagcggcgcgcctATCTACTTCGCCGCGAGGGGGGAGAAGGCActgggcgacgcggcgaaGGGACAGATTGACGAGACGACAT ACCTCGAGCTCTACTCGCAGACCAAGCTcatggtcgccgtcgcggtccTGCAGCTTGTCGACCGGGGCGTGCTGAACCTCGACGATACGGCAGTGGTGGAGAAGCATGCGCCTGAGCTGCTGGCGCAGAAGGTGCTCTCGTATGA TGACGCCGGCAACGAGGTCCTCAGCCCCCTCACCGGCAAGCTCACGCTGCGCACGCTGCTCACGCACACCTCGGGCCTAGCGTACGGCTTTGactcgcccgcgctcgcgaaGTGGGAGGCCGCGCACAAGCCTGCAACCAGCTACAACCCCGAGTCCGGGGTGGCCGGTTTCACTCGCCCGTTCGTCTTCCAGCCGGGCACGAACTGGACGTACTCCATCGGTATCGACTGGGCGGGCAtcatcctcgagcgcgtcacgGGCCAGTCGCTGGAAGAGTACTTTACGCAACACATCTTCGCGCCACTCGGGCTCAAGGACCTGACATTCTACATCACTGAGGCGAACGCACCGCGCTTCCAGGTCGTCCAGACGCGCACTGAGAGCGGCTGGGAGCCAGCCAAGTTCTCGTACCGCGACCGCACCCCTGGGGTGCGGTACAAGCAgctctcgggcggcggcgggctggtgGGGACAGCGAAGGACTACCTGCTCTTCCTGCAGGCGATCCTCGCGGCGAAAGAGCACAGCAACGCCGTCGTCTCGAAAGCGGCATACGACGAGCTGTTCCGCGACTCTCTGaccgccgacgtgcgcgccaagctcaacgCACGCCCAgacaaggcgctcaagcAGATCCCTGgcggccccgccgcgctctccTGGTCCGTCGGGCTAGAGCTCAACCTCACCGACGGCGAGTTCGGGCGCAAGAAGGGAAGCGGGTactggggcggcgcggccaagACGAGCTTCTGGCTCGACCCGGCGAGCGGGATTGCG GCGGTCTTCGGGACCCAGATCCTCGGCGCAGCGTTCGCCGACCTCGGGTtcaaggccgtcaaggacgagtttgagcgcACGCtgtacgacgcgctcgagtaG
- the ams1_0 gene encoding Alpha-mannosidase — protein MGSHGYGDRGGAQAYAKLPEYPQLNNEARYKHLNSTRGRLDQFVGGHFAEVNLSALHFHARLDDEKHVKLEVWSAPGLTKPTFEEAKRAQYKPAKKGESFGPSWTNHWFKVTIHIPKEFEKYERVQFEFDCSGEAMVWDTKGNPYHGLTGGFGVDRRVEFIIPEEHRKAGVGHYYVEASCNGMFGQNGENPPDPNRYYRLNSADLVVPNQDAWRLMYDHDALRQVFQQLPGDSSLGNRAKWSANEIMNVFRQGDLTSVPEARKAAEKVFGADWEKEIQKESESAEKQQGTLWGIGHCHIDTAWLWPFSVTQQKSARSWSTQCDLIDRYPEHRFSATQAQQFKWTEQLYPSLFERIRTKVSEGTFQPLGCTWVEMDTNMPSGEALTRQFLYGQRFYESRFGFRSKTFVLPDTFGYASQLPQISRLSGASNFFTQKLSWNADNAFPHTTFNWVGLDGSQVLTHMTPVNNYNSQCNIDDIRRGTTNNKNLEVTSHALLLFGNGDGGGGPTPPMLEKLRRARALGKQHDAGGQLPLVKMGGSFEEFYDAVRKETNNGNLLPIWRGELYFELHRATYTSHGSIKKGNRKSEILLREAEYAATLASIYDPKYKFPKDRIDAAWEDVLLCQFHDVLPGSSIAMVYVDAEAKYAKIQKEITKVINEAYEVLYKGTRPLEPNETVPGKASLVAINTIPGYPRQEVVKVPLSAHSSVRAHSAQVSKDGHGYVLVESTADSAMCVPKGLYADIKPVSVKKLGSDSFTISNASLTIKIADGRITSIVDTAAEKELLFEGQTAGFVIFEDHPNYWDAWDVDAFHLEKPHHLKFSSVSIKENGPLRGSVFATVKYGKSTIEVEISLDAVPASLKADARSLIRFDAKADWHEKHMFLKFELPLDIHSDVATYDTQFGSLTRPTHRNTSWDAAKFEVCGHKFADLSEYGYGVALINDCKYGYGTEGSVVRLSLLRGPTMPDPETDMGHHTFSFAIYPHLGTYTESDVTAVAIAFNAPPRVRLGTATSAVAAVSPPFSVTGAPNVFLETVKRGEDDVHSAGKEQTVILRLWEQFGGHAKAKLNISGLSVAKAEIVNILEDHVSDASISVNAAEDKTSIVIPFRGFEIKTVRLTLAPGATVKTRRSPSEGWIKL, from the exons ATGGGTTCGCACGGCTACGGtgatcgcggcggcgcgcaggcgtaCGCAAAGCTCCCAGAGTACCCCCAGCTCAATAACGAGGCCA GGTACAAGCACTTGAACTCTACGCGTGGGCGTCTCGACCAGTTCGTC GGCGGACACTTCGCCGAAGTCAACCTCTCGGCGCTCCACTTccacgcgcgcctcgacgacgagaaacacgtcaagctcgaggtcTGGTCCGCGCCGGGCCTCACCAAGCCGACgttcgaggaggccaagcgcgcccAGTACAAGCCTgccaagaagggcgagtCGTTCGGCCCGTCCTGG ACCAACCACTGGTTCAAGGTCACCATCCACATCCCAAAGGAGTTTGAGAAGTATGAGCGCGTGCAGT TCGAGTTCGACTGCTCGGGCGAAGCAATGGTCTGGGACACTAAGGGCAACCCGTACCACG GCCTCACTGGTGGCTTCGGAGttgaccgccgcgtcgagttCATCATCCCCGAGGAGCACCGGAAGGCTGGCGTGGGCCACTATTATGTCGAGGCAAGCTGCAACGGCATGTTCGGCCAGAATGGCGAGAACCCTCCTGAC CCGAACCGGTACTACCGCCTGAACAgcgccgaccttgtcgtGCCGAACCAGGACGCGTGGCGCCTGATGtacgaccacgacgcgctGAGGCAGGTCTTCCAGCAGCTCCCTGGTGACTCGTCGCTTGGCAACCGCGCGAAGTGGTCCGCCAACGAGATCATGAACGTCTTCCGTCAGGGTGACCTGACCAGTGTCCCCGAGgcccgcaaggccgccgagaaggtcTTCGGTGCCGACTGGGAGAAGGAGATCCAGAaggagagcgagagcgccgAGAAGCAGCAGGGCACCCTCTGGGGCATTGGTCACTG CCACATTGACACGGCCTGGCTCTGGCCCTTCTCCGTCACTCAGCAAAAGTCGGCTCGCTCCTGGTCGACGCAGTGTGACCTGATCGACCGCTACCCCGAGCACCGCTTCTCCGCTACCCAGGCGCAGCAGTTCAAGTGGACGGAGCAGCTCTACCCGTCGCTATTTGAGCGCATTCGCACCAAGGTCTCCGAGGGCACTTTCCAGCCGCTTGGCTGCACCTGGGTGGAGATGGACACCAACATGCCCAGCGGCGAAGCGCTTACTCGCCAGTTCCTGTACGGCCAGAGGTTCTACGAGAGCCGCTTCGGCTTCCGCTCAAAGACCTTTGTCCTCCCAGACACCTTTGGGTACGCTTCGCAGCTGCCGCAGATCTCGCGCCTCTCGGGTGCCTCCAACTTCTTCACCCAGAAGCTGTCGTGGAACGCTGACAACGCGTTCCCACACACCACCTTCAACTGGGTTGGCCTTGACGGGTCGCAGGTGTTGACTCACATGACCCCGGTCAACAACTACAATAGCCAGTGTAACATTGACGACATTCGTCGTGGTACGACCAACAACAAGAACCTCGAGGTCACCTCGCATGCCCTGCTGCTCTTTGGCaacggtgacggcggtggcggcccTACTCCTCCCATGCTTGAGAAGCttcgtcgtgcgcgcgcgcttggaAAGCAGCATGATGCCGGAGGCCAGCTTCCCCTCGTCAAGATGGGCGGCAGCTTCGAGGAGTTCTACGACGCGGTCCGGAAGGAGACGAACAATGGCAACCTCCTGCCCATCTGGCGCGGAGAGCTCTACTTCGAGCTCCACCGTGCGACCTACACGTCTCACGGCTCGATTAAGAAGGGTAACCGTAAGAGCGAGATCCTCCTTCGCGAGGCCGAGTACGCGGCGACCCTCGCCAGCATCTACGACCCCAAGTACAAGTTCCCCAAGGACCGCATCGACGCCGCGTGGGAGGATGTGCTCTTGTGCCAATTCCACGATGTGCTCCCCGGCAGTTCCATTGCCATGGTGTacgttgacgccgaggccaagtaCGCCAAGATCCAGAAGGAGATCACCAAGGTGATCAACGAGGCGTACGAAGTGCTGTACAAGGGTACTCGTCCGCTCGAGCCCAACGAGACGGTTCCTGGCAAGGCGTCTCTCGTGGCCATCAACACGATTCCTGGCTACCCTCGCCAGGAAGTGGTCAAGGTGCCTCTGTCTGCACACAGCAGCGTCCGTGCCCACTCGGCCCAGGTCTCCAAGGACGGCCACGGCTACGTCCTTGTCGAGTCCACTGCCGATAGCGCCATGTGCGTTCCCAAGGGCCTGTACGCGGACATCAAGCCCGTCAGCGTTAAGAAGCTGGGCTCCGACTCGTTCACCATCTCCAATGCTTCGCTCACCATCAAGATTGCCGACGGCAGGATCACGAGCATCGTTGACACTGCTGCCGA GAAGGAGCTTCTCTTCGAGGGCCAGACTGCTGGCTTCGTCATCTTTGAAGACCACCCCAACTACTGGGA CGCCTGGGATGTCGACGCGTTCCACCTTGAGAAGCCGCATCACCTTAAATTCTCGTCTGTCAGCATCAAGGAGAACGGCCCGCTTCGTGGTAGCGTCTTCGCTACGGTTAAGTACGGCAAGAGCACAATCGAGGTCGAGATCTCCCTCGACGCTGTTCCCGCCAGCCTCAAGGCGGATGCTCGTAGCTTGATCCGCTTCGATGCCAAGGCCGACTGGCACGAGAAGCACATGTTCTTGAAGT TCGAGCTTCCCCTCGACATCCACTCGGACGTCGCGACCTACGACACGCAGTTCGGTTCGCTTACGCGCCCCACGCACCGCAACACGAGCTGGGATGCTGCCAA GTTCGAGGTCTGCGGCCACAAGTTCGCCGATCTGTCGGAGTACGGCTACGGCGTTGCGCTCATCAACGACTGCAAGTACGGCTA TGGCACCGAAGGCTCGGTTGTCCGCCTCTCGCTTCTGCGTGGCCCGACGATGCCTGACCCAGAGACGGACATGGGCCACCACACGTTCTCGTTTGCCATCTACCCGCACTTGGGTACATACACCGAGTCTGACGTGACCGCTGTGGCGATTGCATTCAACGCCCCTCCCCGCGTCCGCCTGGGTACGGCGACCAGCGCCGTTGCGGCTGTCAGCCCGCCGTTCTCGGTCACTGGCGCGCCCAACGTGTTCCTCGAGACGgtcaagcgcggcgaggacgacgtgcaCTCGGCTGGCAAGGAGCAGACTGTGATCCTTCGCCTGTGGGAGCAGTTTGGTGGCcacgccaaggccaagctcaacaT CTCGGGTCTCTCGGTCGCAAAGGCAGAGATTGTCAACATTCTCGAAGACCACGTGAGCGATGCCTCCATTTCggtcaacgccgccgaggacaagaCGTCGATTGTGATCCCCTTCCGCGGGTTCGAAATCAAGACTGTGCGcctgacgctcgcgccgggTGCAACGGTCAAGACGCGCCGTTCGCCGAGCGAGGGCTGGATCAAGCTCtag